One Pseudomonas lalucatii genomic window carries:
- a CDS encoding pyridoxal phosphate-dependent decarboxylase family protein — translation MNHDNEERQLLAEADRRALHYFDGIPGRPAFPPASAIAALQSLEHDIPAQGIPASEVLRRLDDIASPATVASNGPRYFGFVIGATLPAAAAAERLVLAWDQCASSFDNSPAADTLERIAGRWVCEVLGLPPESAVGFGTSATACTLACLSAARRKLLARKGWDFDGDGLVGAPEVRVVVSASCHITVKKALRILGFGMNRLIVAPTDVHGRVDPQQLPPLDDLTILCLQAGEVNTGEFDPFAELIPKAKAAGAWMHVDGAFGLWARASSSAHLAEGVELADSWTTDGHKWLNTPYDGAMAICRDADALANAMNSDAAYATASRDAQKNLTLEFSRRARGVAIWAALASLGRDGLREMIDRHIRQAGELAEALRAGGYQVLNRVVLNQVLVRADSDQQTQAIREAAQASGEVWFGPTLWQGRPAFRLSLSSWRTADADVRALSDLLLHLKRA, via the coding sequence ATGAACCACGACAACGAAGAGCGCCAGCTACTGGCCGAGGCCGACCGCCGCGCCCTGCACTACTTCGACGGCATCCCCGGCCGCCCCGCCTTCCCGCCGGCCAGCGCGATCGCCGCCCTGCAATCCCTGGAGCACGACATCCCCGCCCAGGGTATCCCGGCAAGCGAGGTACTGCGTCGCCTGGACGACATCGCCTCACCGGCCACCGTCGCCTCCAACGGCCCGCGTTACTTCGGTTTCGTCATCGGCGCCACCCTGCCCGCCGCCGCCGCCGCGGAGCGCCTGGTGCTGGCCTGGGACCAGTGCGCCTCCTCGTTCGATAACTCGCCGGCGGCCGATACTCTGGAGCGCATCGCCGGGCGCTGGGTCTGCGAAGTGCTCGGCCTGCCGCCCGAGAGCGCAGTCGGCTTCGGCACCAGCGCCACCGCCTGCACCCTGGCCTGCCTGTCCGCCGCCCGGCGCAAGCTCCTGGCCCGCAAGGGCTGGGACTTCGACGGCGACGGCCTGGTCGGCGCCCCGGAAGTGCGCGTGGTGGTCTCCGCCAGCTGCCACATCACCGTGAAGAAGGCCCTGCGCATCCTCGGCTTCGGCATGAACCGGCTGATCGTCGCGCCGACCGACGTCCATGGGCGCGTCGATCCGCAGCAACTGCCGCCACTGGATGACCTGACCATCCTCTGCCTGCAAGCCGGCGAGGTGAACACCGGCGAGTTCGACCCCTTCGCCGAGCTGATCCCCAAGGCCAAGGCGGCCGGCGCCTGGATGCACGTCGACGGCGCCTTCGGCCTCTGGGCCCGCGCCTCGTCCTCCGCCCACCTGGCCGAGGGGGTCGAGCTGGCCGACAGCTGGACCACCGACGGCCACAAGTGGCTGAACACCCCCTACGACGGCGCCATGGCCATCTGCCGCGACGCCGACGCCCTGGCCAACGCGATGAACAGCGACGCGGCATATGCCACGGCCTCCAGGGACGCGCAGAAGAACCTCACCCTGGAGTTTTCCCGCCGCGCCCGCGGCGTGGCGATCTGGGCCGCCCTCGCGAGCCTCGGGCGCGACGGCCTGCGCGAGATGATCGACCGGCATATCCGCCAGGCCGGCGAACTGGCCGAGGCCCTGCGGGCTGGAGGCTACCAGGTGCTCAACCGCGTCGTGCTGAACCAGGTACTGGTGCGCGCCGACTCCGACCAGCAGACCCAGGCCATCCGCGAGGCGGCCCAGGCCTCCGGCGAGGTCTGGTTCGGCCCGACCCTCTGGCAGGGGCGCCCGGCCTTTCGCCTCAGCCTGTCGTCCTGGCGCACCGCTGATGCCGATGTCCGCGCCCTGAGCGACCTGCTGCTGCACCTGAAGCGCGCGTAG
- a CDS encoding ANTAR domain-containing response regulator, giving the protein MLRILLINDTPKKVGRLKSALTAAGFEVIDESGLTIDLPERVEAVRPDVILIDSESPGRDVMEQVVLVSRDQPRPIVMFTDEHDPKVMRQAIQSGVSAYIVEGIQAERLQPILDVAMARFESDQALRAQLQARDAQLAERKRIELAKGLLMKMKSCNEEEAYTLMRRQAMSRQQKLIQVAEQIIAMHDMLGD; this is encoded by the coding sequence ATGCTGCGCATCCTCCTGATCAACGACACGCCGAAGAAGGTCGGCCGGCTCAAGTCCGCCCTGACCGCGGCCGGCTTCGAGGTGATCGACGAGTCGGGGCTGACCATCGACCTGCCGGAGCGGGTCGAGGCGGTCCGTCCCGACGTCATCCTGATCGACAGCGAATCCCCCGGCCGCGACGTCATGGAGCAGGTGGTCCTGGTCAGCCGCGACCAGCCCCGGCCCATCGTCATGTTCACCGACGAGCACGACCCCAAGGTCATGCGCCAGGCGATCCAGTCCGGGGTCAGCGCCTACATAGTCGAAGGCATCCAGGCCGAGCGCCTGCAACCGATACTCGACGTGGCCATGGCCCGCTTCGAGAGCGACCAGGCCCTGCGCGCCCAGTTGCAGGCCCGCGACGCCCAGCTGGCCGAGCGCAAGCGCATCGAGCTGGCCAAGGGCCTGCTGATGAAGATGAAGAGCTGCAACGAGGAAGAGGCCTACACCCTGATGCGCCGCCAGGCCATGAGCCGCCAGCAGAAGCTGATCCAGGTCGCCGAGCAGATCATCGCCATGCACGACATGCTCGGCGACTGA